A genomic segment from Limosilactobacillus sp. encodes:
- the rplI gene encoding 50S ribosomal protein L9, which yields MKVIFTQDVRGRGKRGQVKEVPDGYAQNFLIKRGMAKQATKAAMSQLAGQQRAEEKHAAEELAEAKRLKKVLEDDKTVVELSGKAGTDGRMFGSISTKQIATALQKQYKVKIDKRKIELAAPIKALGYVNVPIKLHPQVTAEIRVHIAEK from the coding sequence ATGAAAGTTATTTTTACTCAAGATGTTCGTGGCCGGGGCAAGCGCGGTCAGGTCAAAGAGGTTCCGGATGGTTACGCCCAGAACTTCCTGATCAAGCGCGGCATGGCCAAGCAGGCCACCAAGGCAGCGATGAGTCAGCTGGCCGGTCAGCAACGGGCCGAAGAAAAGCACGCCGCCGAGGAACTGGCCGAGGCAAAACGCTTGAAGAAGGTCTTAGAAGATGATAAGACTGTTGTTGAATTAAGCGGTAAGGCGGGCACCGACGGCCGGATGTTTGGTTCCATTTCGACCAAGCAGATCGCCACGGCCCTGCAAAAGCAGTACAAGGTCAAGATCGATAAGCGCAAGATTGAACTGGCGGCGCCGATCAAGGCCCTGGGCTACGTCAACGTGCCAATCAAGCTTCACCCGCAGGTTACGGCCGAAATTCGGGTCCACATTGCGGAAAAGTAA
- a CDS encoding DHH family phosphoesterase translates to MRKFFSSENWLFYLKHPAVRWNVVYLLVVTLISLVLAFTFNWLAGLLVLVLAVVGMTVSLRRLRQLVDDTHEYLQNLTYQIQHGQQEALLEMPVGMIMLNARNEIEWINPYMARYFKLEHVVGEKVGTVDKQLADLIDQGRAHQGAQVVSWRSRQFEFLFQPQYRVAYLLDITKYEEVEQRYRQERVFLGNIYLDNYDELIQGMSDSDVSNLHNYVTSEISKWAETNHLLMKIIDDDNYLIIGHQASLAELEKKKFKILDTVRQSTSQQNSPVTLSVGIAYGEDDLIKLADTAQDNLDLALGRGGDQVVVRAKDQPARFYGGKTNPMEKRTRVRARMISQALQELIDQADQLFVMGHNNPDMDSLGACLGIRRIAEMNGKQCWIVISDQHPHADIQRLMNEIDNYQSIKDHIITPDVALEKATANSLLVMVDHAKRSITISPELYDQLQNRLVIIDHHRRGEEFPENPLLVYIEPYASSTCELITEMFEYQPREGEGLNKVEATAMLTGIQVDTKSFTKSAGTRTFDAASYLRSAGADGMMIQSFMKEDPRSFMDRNHLISRAEINGQIAICAGENDQVYGSVTTAQAADMLLSVEGVEASFVITLRADGKVGISARSAGDVNVQVLMEKMGGGGHLANAATQISDSTVDDTKQELIELLQKTADNSSQEDTEE, encoded by the coding sequence ATGCGTAAATTTTTCAGTAGTGAAAACTGGCTGTTTTATCTGAAACACCCGGCGGTCCGCTGGAATGTCGTTTACCTACTGGTCGTCACGCTCATCAGCCTGGTCCTGGCCTTCACCTTTAACTGGCTGGCGGGCCTGCTTGTCCTTGTCCTGGCGGTGGTAGGGATGACGGTTAGTCTGCGCCGCTTACGGCAGCTAGTCGACGATACTCACGAATACTTACAGAATTTAACCTACCAGATTCAGCACGGCCAACAGGAGGCCCTGCTCGAAATGCCGGTGGGGATGATTATGCTGAACGCCCGCAACGAGATTGAATGGATCAACCCTTACATGGCCCGCTACTTTAAGCTGGAGCACGTGGTGGGGGAAAAGGTCGGCACGGTTGATAAACAATTGGCTGACCTGATTGATCAGGGGCGCGCTCACCAGGGGGCCCAGGTGGTTTCCTGGCGTTCACGGCAGTTTGAATTTCTCTTTCAGCCCCAGTACCGGGTGGCCTACCTGCTCGACATCACCAAGTATGAGGAGGTCGAGCAGCGCTATCGGCAGGAGCGGGTTTTCCTGGGAAATATTTACCTGGATAACTACGACGAGCTGATTCAGGGGATGAGTGACTCGGATGTTTCCAACCTGCACAACTACGTCACCTCCGAGATCAGCAAGTGGGCCGAAACCAATCACCTGTTGATGAAGATCATCGATGACGATAACTACCTGATTATCGGTCACCAGGCCTCGCTGGCGGAACTGGAAAAGAAGAAGTTCAAGATCCTGGACACCGTGCGGCAGAGCACGTCCCAGCAGAACTCACCGGTGACGCTGAGTGTCGGGATCGCCTATGGGGAAGACGACCTGATCAAGCTGGCCGATACCGCCCAGGATAACCTCGACCTGGCACTGGGCCGGGGTGGTGACCAGGTCGTTGTCCGGGCTAAGGATCAGCCCGCTCGCTTCTACGGCGGAAAGACCAACCCGATGGAGAAGCGAACCCGGGTGCGGGCCCGGATGATCAGCCAGGCCCTCCAAGAATTGATTGACCAGGCCGACCAGCTCTTTGTCATGGGGCATAACAACCCCGACATGGACTCTCTGGGGGCCTGCCTGGGGATTCGCCGGATTGCCGAGATGAACGGCAAGCAGTGCTGGATCGTCATCAGTGATCAGCACCCGCACGCCGACATTCAGCGGTTGATGAACGAGATTGACAATTACCAGTCAATCAAGGATCACATCATCACGCCGGACGTGGCCCTGGAAAAGGCGACGGCCAACAGCCTGCTGGTGATGGTGGACCATGCCAAGCGCAGCATAACCATCTCGCCGGAGCTCTACGATCAGCTGCAAAATCGGTTGGTCATCATTGACCACCACCGGCGCGGGGAGGAGTTCCCGGAGAATCCGTTGCTGGTTTACATTGAACCATACGCTTCCTCGACCTGTGAACTGATCACCGAGATGTTTGAGTACCAGCCACGCGAGGGTGAGGGACTCAATAAGGTCGAGGCGACGGCGATGCTAACGGGGATCCAGGTCGACACCAAGTCCTTTACCAAGAGTGCCGGTACCCGGACCTTCGACGCTGCCAGCTACCTGCGTTCTGCCGGGGCCGACGGAATGATGATCCAGTCCTTCATGAAGGAGGACCCACGCAGCTTCATGGACCGCAACCACCTGATTTCCCGGGCGGAGATCAACGGACAGATTGCCATCTGTGCCGGTGAAAACGACCAGGTCTACGGATCCGTGACGACTGCCCAGGCCGCTGACATGTTGCTCTCGGTTGAGGGGGTCGAGGCCTCCTTTGTCATCACCCTGCGTGCGGACGGCAAGGTCGGAATTTCTGCCCGGTCCGCCGGTGACGTCAACGTCCAGGTCCTGATGGAAAAGATGGGCGGCGGGGGTCACCTGGCCAACGCGGCCACCCAGATCAGCGACTCGACCGTTGATGATACTAAGCAAGAATTAATTGAACTTCTGCAGAAGACGGCCGATAATAGTAGTCAAGAAGATACAGAGGAGTGA
- a CDS encoding sugar-binding transcriptional regulator: protein MDTKRQIKQAVAISKLYYLQGATQAQIAKQLDLSRPTISRALQFARDNKIVNIKINDPLEDIDALAEQIKEKYQLDAVVIAEPNGDDSSAILEAIGQAAADYLPTVVRDNDTIGISWGQTLAAVARHLAPSERKNVRVVYLKGTVANSTHNNFVVEVTRHFNACYHTQAQILPLPVIFDSQTIKEMVVRDRFINDVLTTAKQTTVALFTVGTTSPDATLFELGYFSPEEERKLRATAVGDIVSQFVDAQGQIVDPELTARTMAVPLTQLKQARQAVLIAGGMAKLKPIKAALNGHYATTLVTDLTVAQHLIGDEK, encoded by the coding sequence ATGGACACGAAACGACAGATTAAGCAGGCGGTTGCCATTAGCAAGCTCTACTACCTGCAGGGCGCAACCCAGGCCCAGATTGCCAAACAATTGGACCTCTCCCGGCCGACGATTTCCCGGGCCCTCCAGTTTGCCCGCGACAACAAGATCGTCAACATCAAGATCAATGATCCACTGGAGGACATTGACGCCCTGGCGGAGCAAATTAAGGAAAAGTATCAGCTGGACGCGGTTGTGATCGCCGAACCGAACGGGGACGACAGCAGTGCCATCCTGGAGGCGATCGGGCAGGCGGCTGCCGACTATCTGCCGACCGTAGTCAGGGACAACGACACGATTGGCATTAGCTGGGGGCAGACCCTGGCGGCCGTGGCTCGGCACCTGGCCCCCAGCGAGCGGAAGAACGTTCGGGTCGTCTATCTCAAGGGGACGGTGGCCAATTCGACCCATAATAATTTTGTTGTCGAGGTGACCCGCCACTTCAACGCCTGCTACCACACCCAGGCCCAGATCCTGCCATTGCCGGTGATCTTTGACAGCCAGACAATCAAAGAAATGGTTGTTCGCGATCGCTTCATCAACGACGTCTTGACGACGGCCAAACAAACGACGGTGGCCCTCTTCACGGTTGGGACCACTAGTCCGGACGCCACCCTCTTTGAGCTCGGCTACTTTTCGCCGGAAGAGGAACGCAAGCTGCGTGCGACCGCGGTCGGCGACATCGTTTCGCAATTCGTCGACGCCCAGGGACAAATCGTTGATCCCGAGCTGACGGCGCGGACGATGGCCGTCCCGCTGACGCAACTAAAGCAGGCCCGTCAGGCAGTTTTGATCGCCGGGGGGATGGCAAAACTAAAACCGATTAAGGCGGCGCTGAACGGGCACTACGCCACCACCTTGGTGACGGACCTGACCGTTGCCCAGCACCTGATTGGCGATGAAAAATAA